GGTCCGAACGATCCCCGAGACGACGTTTCGAGTCCGCACCGAGTACCCGTCGCTTCCACCGCTCCCCGACGAGGTCTACGCCGCGAGGCGGGCGGCGGCGCGTGAACGCGCTCGGAGCGCCGGCGCCGACGTCATCCTCGCGACGTCCGGCTCGGCGAACTTTGGATACCTCGCCGGCGCGGACTTCGGGCGAAGTGAGCGCCTCATCGCGCTCGTCTTGTCCGTCGTCGGCGACGCGGTCTTGCTCGCGCCTTCCTTCGAGCTCGCACGCGTTCAGAAGCGCGTCCGCGCGACGCCGCCTGCCTCGCTCATCCTTCGCGGCTGGGAGGAGAGCGAGGATCCGATCGCCAAGGTGCGAGACGCCATCGGCGAGCGGCGCGCGATCCTCCTCGAGCCGCACACGGACTACGCCGTGGCCGCCGCGGTGCATCGGGCTTTGGGCTCGCAGGCGACGCTCATCGACGGCTCGGGGGTGTTCGAAGAGCTCCGCGTCGTGAAGAGCGACGAAGAGATCGCGCGGATGCAGCGCGCGGTCGACATCACCGAGGACGCCTTCGCGGCCACGTTCGCGCGCCTCGTCGTGGGAATGCGGGAGCAAGACGTCGCGCGCATCGTGGAAGAGGAGCATCGGCTCCGAGGCGTGAGGGGCGGCGCGCTGGTCCAGTTCGGCCCGAGCGCCGCGTTCCCGCACGGGGCTCCGACGTCCGCGCCTCTCGCCAGCGCAACCCCAGTCCTGATCGACGGCGGCTGCTCCTTCCAGGATTGGCAATCGGACGTGACGCGCACGCGCTGGTTCGGCGACGAGCCGCCGTCACCGCGTTTCGTGACGCTCTACAACCTCGTGCACGACGCGCAGAGCGCGGCGATCGCGGCCGTCGCACCGGGTGTCCCTGCCCAGGCCATCGACCGGGCCGCCCGCGCCGTCATCGCGCGCGCCGGCTTCGGCCCGCAATTCACCCATCGCCTGGGCCACGGCATCGGGATGGACGGCCACGAACCCGTCTACATGGTCGAAGGCAATCCCCGTCCGCTCGAGCCCGGTCTCGTGTTCTCCGTCGAGCCTGGGATCTATATCCCGAACGAGCTCGGCGTTCGCCTCGAAGAGCAGGTCGCCTGCACGAGCACGGGAGCCCGCGTCCTATCGCAGAGGCCTCCTCGTCTATAGACCCGACTCCATTCACCCTCCATTCACCCAACCCCACGGCGAGGACGAGTGACTATAGGACCTCGACCGTGACCGCGGCCATGGTGACGTCTGGATGCCACTCGAAGTCGTCACTCGTCCGCTCGACCACCAGACGGAGGGCGGCGTCGGCGCGATGGCGAAGGAGCGCGTCGCGGAGCTCCTCCGCCGGATAGCGTTCCGTGATCCCGCGTGACGCCAGGAGGAAGAAGTCGCCGCGTTCGATCGGGTGCCGGCACACTGGTTCGTTGGGCACGCCCCTACCGGCGTGCAGCACTGGTTCGGTCCAGCCGCGCCGGTGCCGCAGAGCGCGGGTGGCGTGCACGTGTTCGGACACGTGACCAGCTGCCCGCAGTTGTTGTTCTCGACGACGCCGCATCTCCCGGCACACGTGGTCGCGGTGGACGCGGGACACAGCAGAATCCGCCGGTGCAAACGTCCCCGGATTGGCACGTGCACAGCACCTCTTCACCGCAGTTGTTCTGGATGCCGCCGCATTTTCAGCGCAGGTCATGCCGATCGGCTCGGTCGTGCACGCATCGGCGTGCACGTCGGCATCGGCGTCGACGCTGGCGTCCGCGACGGGCGAGCCCTCGTCGGACGCGTCGGTCGGCGTCGGCCGTATCGCGCCGTCTTCGCCCGTTGCTGCCGGCGCCGCGTTCGTCTCCTTCCAGTTTCCGGCCGACGCAGGCCGATGTAGATTCGTCCGCATGAGCAGGTCGGGCGCTTCCGAGCTCGGTGCCCCGCTGCCGCTCATTCAGAACCTCTCTCCGGTGGCCTCCGCGCCGCGCGATGTTCAAGACTTCCGCTCCGCGGGCACGCGCCTCGTCGCCCTCGACGCGCTCGGAGGGAAGACGCGGGTCCTGGCGTGGAGCGACCCGAGCAAGCCTCCCCTCAGCGTCTGCGAGGTCGACGGTCTCGCGACGCGACTGATCGCGGCTCCGAGGACCAATCAGGTCATCGCTCTGATCGCTCCCGAATGGCCATTCCTGGCGAATGGAAAGGCGCTTGGCGCGTCCGCGGACGAAGGCCACGCGGCCACCATGCTGAAGTTGCAAGCCATGGAGAGGCTGGGATCGTCGGCGTACCTCCTCCTCGTCGACCTCGAGAGCGGCAAGACGAGGACGATCGTCGAGAGCACGGCGAAGTTCGAGCTTGCCGACGTCGTCGCGGAGCCAGGTGGAGCTTCTCTTGCCATCTCTGGTTCCCGAAAAGTGAGCGGCCGGTCGGCCGGCTCCAGTGAATGGGTATGGGCGACGCGCGTGATCGACCTCGAGAACGGCGCGACGGTGGCGGAGCACGCCCTCCCGGACGAGGCGCTCTGCCCGCACTCATGGTCGTCGGATGGGCTCCTCCTCTACAGTCGCGTGGGGAGGCACCCAAACCGAAGAGGCTCTTTCGGGTTCGCGGCGGCTCGATCTCGCCGACCGAGGCAACGGGCCTGACGTCGCCGGACGGCGTCTACAGAGTCAGCCTGAACCGAGGGAAGCTGATCGTCTCCGGCAAGGGCGAGGAACGACGTGTCCCCGTCGAGCGCGCAGCCGCGAAGGCGATTCTCCGGAGCCTCGGCACTCTGCCATCGGGAAAGGTCGTCGAAGGCGGCGCCTGGTGGTGGGGCTCGCGCCGCTTGGTCCTCGGAGACCGTGACCCATTCGTCCTCGACGTCGTGTCGTTGGACCTCGTCCGCTTGTTGTGCCGCGCCGCAGACCTACCACCGCTCGGCGACGAATCGGGACGCTGGGTCGTCGCGCAGTGCGATTTGGAGCTCCAATGGGGCGAGATCGACGAGCGCGTGCCGTCGTGACCAGAACCTGAACAGCCACGGGCACGCTCACCGTAGCTACCGCTTCGCGATCGGCAGGACGAAGCTCGAAGGCAAGTAGCCGTCGGCGCCGGAGAGGTGGACGCGGCTGAAGCCGCCGTGCTCCTCGAGGATGCGGGCGCGGACGCCCTCCGGGATCGGGGCGACGCCGTCGATCGCGACGTGTTTTCCGTCGAGGAGGCGGGCGTTCGGGGCGACGACGATGCCCTCGCGGAGGTGGAGGCGCGCGTCGCGGGCCGCGTACGCGAGGACGGCGCCGGCGACGAGCAGCGCGCCCGCGATCGACGCCGACGTCGTGGCGGCGACCTTCGCGCGCGGCAGCTCCGCGAGGCGGCGCGCCACGATCGCGCCGGTCAGCACCGCCGCCATCACCGCGGCGAGGATCGCCCACGCGTTCTCGGGCAAGAGCTCCACGATCGAGCGGCCGAGGGAGAAGCCGGAGGCGATCTCGACGGGGTCGCCGGTGCGTGCGCGGCGGCGGGCGACCTCGGAGCGGACGCTCGCGAGCGCGTTCGTCGCGTCGTCCTCGAGGCGGCGGTCGAAGGTGAGCGCGCGCGCCTCCTCGAAGCCGTGCGCCGCGCGGCCGAGGTCGCCC
This region of Labilithrix sp. genomic DNA includes:
- a CDS encoding aminopeptidase P family protein, which encodes MRTFDVIRRRQLLGGLAGAALGACAPRSTGPSRAPSRVRTIPETTFRVRTEYPSLPPLPDEVYAARRAAARERARSAGADVILATSGSANFGYLAGADFGRSERLIALVLSVVGDAVLLAPSFELARVQKRVRATPPASLILRGWEESEDPIAKVRDAIGERRAILLEPHTDYAVAAAVHRALGSQATLIDGSGVFEELRVVKSDEEIARMQRAVDITEDAFAATFARLVVGMREQDVARIVEEEHRLRGVRGGALVQFGPSAAFPHGAPTSAPLASATPVLIDGGCSFQDWQSDVTRTRWFGDEPPSPRFVTLYNLVHDAQSAAIAAVAPGVPAQAIDRAARAVIARAGFGPQFTHRLGHGIGMDGHEPVYMVEGNPRPLEPGLVFSVEPGIYIPNELGVRLEEQVACTSTGARVLSQRPPRL